A single region of the Phalacrocorax carbo chromosome 4, bPhaCar2.1, whole genome shotgun sequence genome encodes:
- the SH3TC1 gene encoding SH3 domain and tetratricopeptide repeat-containing protein 1 isoform X2 translates to MESSAEAGSMSVLGANAIIPSPEGNQDRNLERKEMEQGRSDWKHVEANAGISAVPDGVRMDALHEQMECSQSEKCMNVSSRTLPSQVENFPTDISLKLTMVRRKSGCPDPRLQRQLRGQLRLLENDSREVMAVFSELSARLLSIHSDQDLIVVTFKTFEEIWRFLTYYSLGFINHCMENLFLDQSFWLCSQEEEETGIEVCINEKSLHLMYRSLLVQEGAFFVLCPDNLIRKILATDTEINTFFETGAFTDDVTGGSVNGDMTVPSNPSLEPLIPFHQWFLKAYSNPIGFTYKTESKSTMKVAMGSCLAVMNYESIVLEEMSFQEGDKIEILGYFIECMEWFLGRHVFTGQIGFVKTAHVKLELSKNKPQDLDFLEAEELSFFSKQKNLEEVIHLLKQTSITDVCSVYRIDQLEEPEFQKACECEIPSSHSSTGSTSKNSKVEEFLKNLKNLEAAQAEEPTTEGKDPASSPNKEAGSPPPEGPCFRIHQDVQASDVFESLLPFLNRKEYVRNFKNLYDFSYTFINSMFCGFSAEEELVSFFRLAREAAKKAGMSWALARLCFLLGRLSVKKLKFSQARVYFEEALGAVAGGFSDLYFVIALYTNLSVIYLTQKNKEKCAHVFDKATSLLMGIPNYVCSADLESDILKYALKRTILSQNKHAEARACFLLAKHYSARKQHEEALPFLERFQLLLNDLGLQNNLSNNCYFKLAESYNEKCLPHIVLSCIKVASSQSSRTLMDSLRRIDLVIRNAPKLYSMRKLGQILPSQMAPYLIQALPSVFTNEQQGLCSTIYLSLAKVYSHHKWYGKAIVYMTKALDSVSAKPEETINCLVSLAWLYILYRQHDVALAILNAVVDSSWSNPQQLGSAYNMLAIALKRTKNTKEAAESYYKALRLSEETNMTHNQAIALANFGALCLQAAASKLAEHYYIRAVKLFSRLPSIDCGQDFTQVLLQLGCYYVRGTQREKGRFYYEWAFLVAMETSHLESQLQAIKLLCQFYSTVVPNEAQCVIYNEYQLSLARKMSNKILEGQILETISQLYLSLGTERAYRSALEYTKRSLGIFIDLQKKEKEAYAWLRAGKIYYILRQNELVDLYIQVAQNAALHTGDPNLGMELFEAAGDIFFNGTWEKEKAVTFYRDRALPLAVKTGNKNAELRLCNKLVELLVNLKAYEESLEYARASLMLSVTLGNQLNERIAYHRLAAIHHRLGHCELAEHFYLKALSLCSSPLEFEEETLYYVKVYLILGDIIFYDLKDPFDAAGYYHLALAAAMDLGNKKAQLKIYTRLAVIYHNFLVDRELSLFFYQKARTFATELNVRRINLAPDQRYKSS, encoded by the exons ATGGAGAGttcagcagaggcaggcagcatgTCTGTGCTCGGCGCTAATGCTATCATCCCTAGTCCAGAGGGAAATCAAGACAGGAActtggagaggaaagaaatggagCAGGGAAGGTCTGACTGGAAACATGTGGAGGCCAATGCTGGCATCAGCGCTGTCCCAGATGGAGTCAGGATGGACGCGTTGCATGAACAAATGG AATGTTCTCAAAGTGAAAAATGCATGAATGTCAGTTCAAGGACCCTTCCCAGTCAAGTGGAGAATTTTCCAACTG ACATCTCCCTGAAGTTAACAATGGTAAGACGAAAGAGTGGATGTCCTGATCCCAGACTCCAAAGACAGCTCAGAGGGCAGCTCCGTCTTCTGGAAAATGacagcagggaggtgatggcaGTTTTCAGT GAGCTCTCTGCCAGACTGCTGTCTATTCATAGTGATCAAGATCTAATTGTGGTGACATTTAAAACTTTTGAAGAAATATGGAGGTTCCTAACCTACTACTCACTGG gttttATAAATCATTGCATGGAGAACTTATTCCTAGATCAGTCTTTCTGGCTCTGCTctcaagaagaggaagaaacgGGCATTGAAGTctgtataaatgaaaaatcattaCATTTGATGTACAGAAGCCTGTTAGTACAGGAAG gggcattttttgttttatgtccTGACAACCTGATCAGAAAGATACTGGCTACAGACActgaaataaacactttttttgaGACCGGGGCTTTTACAGATGATGTAACAGGTGGATCTGTGAATGGTGACATGACTGTGCCGTCTAATCCTTCTCTGGAACCATTGATCCCTTTTCATCA atGGTTTCTTAAAGCATATTCTAATCCTATTGGTTTTACATACAAAACTGAATCTAAATCCACCATGAAAGTTG CAATGGGATCCTGTCTAGCTGTGATGAATTATGAAAGCATTGTGTTGGAAGAGATGAGTTTCCAGGAAGGGGACAAAATTGAGATCCTTGGCTACTTCATTGAATGCATGGAATGGTTTCTGGGAAGACATGTGTTTACTGGCCAAATAGGTTTTGTGAAGACAGCTCATGTTAAACTGGAATTATCTAAAAATAA GCCACAAGACCTGGATTTTCTTGAAGCAGAAGAgctatcttttttttcaaaacaaaaaaatctggaagaagTGATACATTTGTTGAAACAAACCTCCATCACAGATGTTTGCTCTGTGTATCGAATAG ACCAATTAGAAGAACCAGAATTTCAGAAAGCTTGTGAATGTG AAATTCCATCTTCACATTCTAGTACAGGATCCACTAGCAAGAATAGCAAGGTTGAAGAATTCCTGAAGAACTTAAAGAATTTGGAGGCCGCTCAGGCAGAAGAGCCAACTACTGAAGGAAAGGATCCTGCTAGCTCTCCAAATAAGGAAGCTGGATCTCCTCCACCTGAAGGACCTTGCTTCCGCATACATCAAGATGTTCAAGCATCTGATGTCTTTGAGTCATTGTTACCCTTCTTAAATAGGAAAGAGTATGTGAGAAACTTCAAAAACCTGTATGATTTCTCTTATACATTTATCAATAGCATGTTCTGCGGGTTTTCAGCAGAAGAAGAACTGGTTAGCTTTTTTAGATTAGCAAGGGAAGCAGCAAAAAAGGCAGGTATGTCCTGGGCACTAGCAAGGCTATGCTTTCTCTTAGGCAGGCTCAGTGttaaaaagctgaagttttctCAAGCTCGGGTGTATTTTGAGGAAGCGCTGGGAGCAGTAGCTGGAGGGTTTAGTGATTTGTACTTCGTAATTGCTCTTTATACAAACCTATCGGTCATCTACTTGACacagaagaacaaagaaaaatgtgctCATGTTTTTGACAAGGCTACATCTCTTCTCATGGGAATTCCCAACTATGTTTGCAGTGCTGACCTGGAGTCAGATATTCTGAAGTATGCTCTGAAGAGGACAATTTTGAGCCAGAACAAACATGCAGAGGCAAGGGCATGCTTTCTACTGGCAAAACATTACAGTGCACGCAAACAGCATGAAGAGGCACTACCATTCTTGGAAAGGTTTCAACTGTTGCTTAATGACTTGGGTTTACAAAACAACTTGTCGAACAACTGTTATTTCAAACTAGCGGAGTCCTACAATGAGAAGTGTTTGCCGCACATTGTGTTAAGTTGCATAAAGGTTGCCTCCTCCCAGAGCTCCAGAACTTTAATGGATTCCTTGAGAAGGATTGATTTAGTCATCAGAAATGCACCCAAGCTCTACAGCATGAGAAAACTGGGACAAATACTGCCATCCCAGATGGCACCTTACCTCATACAAGCACTTCCCTCTGTGTTTACTAATGAGCAGCAAGGACTATGCAGCACTATCTATCTTAGCTTAGCAAAAGTGTACAGCCACCACAAATGGTATGGAAAAGCTATTGTTTACATGACAAAAGCACTGGACTCTGTCTCTGCTAAGCCAGAGGAAACTATCAACTGTTTGGTTTCACTTGCTTGGCTATACATTCTTTACAGGCAACATGATGTGGCTTTAGccattttaaatgctgttgtAGACTCTTCATGGAGCAATCCTCAACAATTAGGCAGTGCTTACAATATGCTTGCTATTGCcttgaaaagaacaaagaataCAAAAGAAGCTGCTGAGAGCTACTACAAAGCACTGCGTCTTTCAGAAGAGACTAATATGACCCATAACCAAGCTATAGCCCTGGCTAATTTTGGGGCactctgcctgcaggcagctgccagtaAGCTAGCAGAACATTATTATATCAGGGCAGTAAAGCTATTCTCCAGACTTCCAAGTATAGACTGTGGCCAAGACTTTACCCAAGTTCTCCTTCAGCTGGGATGTTACTATGTTCGTGGAactcaaagagaaaaaggaaggttttATTATGAATGGGCTTTTTTAGTTGCAATGGAGACAAGTCACCTGGAAA GTCAACTACAAGCAATTAAACTGCTGTGTCAGTTCTACAGTACAGTTGTTCCCAACGAGGCTCAGTGTGTCATCTACAATGAATACCAACTATCTTTAGCTAGAAAGATGTCCAACAAAATTCTGGAGGGACAAATTTTGGAAACCATTAGTCAGCTCTATTTGTCTTTAGGAACAGAAAG GGCTTACAGGTCAGCTCTGGAATATACCAAAAGAAGCCTTGGAATATTTATAGATCtccagaaaaaagagaaagaggcatATGCTTGGCTACGGGCAGGAAAGATATATTATATTCTGAGGCAGAATGAGCTTGTGGATCTTTACATTCAG gttgctcagaacgCTGCTCTTCACACAGGAGATCCAAATTTAGGAATGGAATTGTTTGAAGCTGCTGGAGACATATTTTTCAATGGTActtgggaaaaggagaaagcagtgaCTTTCTACAGG GACAGGGCTCTTCCACTTGCTGTTAAAACTGGCAACAAAAACGCTGAACTCAGATTATGCAATAAACTAGTGGAACTGCTGGTGAATCTGAAGGCTTATGAGGAAAGTCTGGAATATGCAAGAGCATCTCTTATGCTCAGTGTAACTTTAG GAAATCAGCTAAATGAACGAATAGCTTATCATCGGCTGGCTGCCATCCATCATCGTTTGGGTCACTGTGAACTAGCTGAACACTTTTATTTAAAGGCTTTGTCCCTCTGTTCCTCTCCTCTGGAGTTTGAGGAGGAAACACTGTACTACGTCAAGGTGTACTTGATCTTAGGAGACATTATATTCTATGACCTCAAG GATCCCTTTGATGCAGCAGGCTATTATCATTTGGCACTTGCTGCTGCCATGGacctgggaaataaaaaagctcAACTCAAGATTTACACAAGACTTGCAGTTATCTACCATAACTTCCTTGTGGATCGGGAactctctctcttcttctaTCAAAAGGCAAGAACCTTTGCAACAGAGCTGAATGTTAGGAGAATAAATCTAGCTCCTGATCAGCGCTACAAGAGCTCATAA
- the SH3TC1 gene encoding SH3 domain and tetratricopeptide repeat-containing protein 1 isoform X4, with translation MVRRKSGCPDPRLQRQLRGQLRLLENDSREVMAVFSELSARLLSIHSDQDLIVVTFKTFEEIWRFLTYYSLGFINHCMENLFLDQSFWLCSQEEEETGIEVCINEKSLHLMYRSLLVQEGAFFVLCPDNLIRKILATDTEINTFFETGAFTDDVTGGSVNGDMTVPSNPSLEPLIPFHQWFLKAYSNPIGFTYKTESKSTMKVAMGSCLAVMNYESIVLEEMSFQEGDKIEILGYFIECMEWFLGRHVFTGQIGFVKTAHVKLELSKNKPQDLDFLEAEELSFFSKQKNLEEVIHLLKQTSITDVCSVYRIDQLEEPEFQKACECEIPSSHSSTGSTSKNSKVEEFLKNLKNLEAAQAEEPTTEGKDPASSPNKEAGSPPPEGPCFRIHQDVQASDVFESLLPFLNRKEYVRNFKNLYDFSYTFINSMFCGFSAEEELVSFFRLAREAAKKAGMSWALARLCFLLGRLSVKKLKFSQARVYFEEALGAVAGGFSDLYFVIALYTNLSVIYLTQKNKEKCAHVFDKATSLLMGIPNYVCSADLESDILKYALKRTILSQNKHAEARACFLLAKHYSARKQHEEALPFLERFQLLLNDLGLQNNLSNNCYFKLAESYNEKCLPHIVLSCIKVASSQSSRTLMDSLRRIDLVIRNAPKLYSMRKLGQILPSQMAPYLIQALPSVFTNEQQGLCSTIYLSLAKVYSHHKWYGKAIVYMTKALDSVSAKPEETINCLVSLAWLYILYRQHDVALAILNAVVDSSWSNPQQLGSAYNMLAIALKRTKNTKEAAESYYKALRLSEETNMTHNQAIALANFGALCLQAAASKLAEHYYIRAVKLFSRLPSIDCGQDFTQVLLQLGCYYVRGTQREKGRFYYEWAFLVAMETSHLESQLQAIKLLCQFYSTVVPNEAQCVIYNEYQLSLARKMSNKILEGQILETISQLYLSLGTERAYRSALEYTKRSLGIFIDLQKKEKEAYAWLRAGKIYYILRQNELVDLYIQVAQNAALHTGDPNLGMELFEAAGDIFFNGTWEKEKAVTFYRDRALPLAVKTGNKNAELRLCNKLVELLVNLKAYEESLEYARASLMLSVTLGNQLNERIAYHRLAAIHHRLGHCELAEHFYLKALSLCSSPLEFEEETLYYVKVYLILGDIIFYDLKDPFDAAGYYHLALAAAMDLGNKKAQLKIYTRLAVIYHNFLVDRELSLFFYQKARTFATELNVRRINLAPDQRYKSS, from the exons ATGGTAAGACGAAAGAGTGGATGTCCTGATCCCAGACTCCAAAGACAGCTCAGAGGGCAGCTCCGTCTTCTGGAAAATGacagcagggaggtgatggcaGTTTTCAGT GAGCTCTCTGCCAGACTGCTGTCTATTCATAGTGATCAAGATCTAATTGTGGTGACATTTAAAACTTTTGAAGAAATATGGAGGTTCCTAACCTACTACTCACTGG gttttATAAATCATTGCATGGAGAACTTATTCCTAGATCAGTCTTTCTGGCTCTGCTctcaagaagaggaagaaacgGGCATTGAAGTctgtataaatgaaaaatcattaCATTTGATGTACAGAAGCCTGTTAGTACAGGAAG gggcattttttgttttatgtccTGACAACCTGATCAGAAAGATACTGGCTACAGACActgaaataaacactttttttgaGACCGGGGCTTTTACAGATGATGTAACAGGTGGATCTGTGAATGGTGACATGACTGTGCCGTCTAATCCTTCTCTGGAACCATTGATCCCTTTTCATCA atGGTTTCTTAAAGCATATTCTAATCCTATTGGTTTTACATACAAAACTGAATCTAAATCCACCATGAAAGTTG CAATGGGATCCTGTCTAGCTGTGATGAATTATGAAAGCATTGTGTTGGAAGAGATGAGTTTCCAGGAAGGGGACAAAATTGAGATCCTTGGCTACTTCATTGAATGCATGGAATGGTTTCTGGGAAGACATGTGTTTACTGGCCAAATAGGTTTTGTGAAGACAGCTCATGTTAAACTGGAATTATCTAAAAATAA GCCACAAGACCTGGATTTTCTTGAAGCAGAAGAgctatcttttttttcaaaacaaaaaaatctggaagaagTGATACATTTGTTGAAACAAACCTCCATCACAGATGTTTGCTCTGTGTATCGAATAG ACCAATTAGAAGAACCAGAATTTCAGAAAGCTTGTGAATGTG AAATTCCATCTTCACATTCTAGTACAGGATCCACTAGCAAGAATAGCAAGGTTGAAGAATTCCTGAAGAACTTAAAGAATTTGGAGGCCGCTCAGGCAGAAGAGCCAACTACTGAAGGAAAGGATCCTGCTAGCTCTCCAAATAAGGAAGCTGGATCTCCTCCACCTGAAGGACCTTGCTTCCGCATACATCAAGATGTTCAAGCATCTGATGTCTTTGAGTCATTGTTACCCTTCTTAAATAGGAAAGAGTATGTGAGAAACTTCAAAAACCTGTATGATTTCTCTTATACATTTATCAATAGCATGTTCTGCGGGTTTTCAGCAGAAGAAGAACTGGTTAGCTTTTTTAGATTAGCAAGGGAAGCAGCAAAAAAGGCAGGTATGTCCTGGGCACTAGCAAGGCTATGCTTTCTCTTAGGCAGGCTCAGTGttaaaaagctgaagttttctCAAGCTCGGGTGTATTTTGAGGAAGCGCTGGGAGCAGTAGCTGGAGGGTTTAGTGATTTGTACTTCGTAATTGCTCTTTATACAAACCTATCGGTCATCTACTTGACacagaagaacaaagaaaaatgtgctCATGTTTTTGACAAGGCTACATCTCTTCTCATGGGAATTCCCAACTATGTTTGCAGTGCTGACCTGGAGTCAGATATTCTGAAGTATGCTCTGAAGAGGACAATTTTGAGCCAGAACAAACATGCAGAGGCAAGGGCATGCTTTCTACTGGCAAAACATTACAGTGCACGCAAACAGCATGAAGAGGCACTACCATTCTTGGAAAGGTTTCAACTGTTGCTTAATGACTTGGGTTTACAAAACAACTTGTCGAACAACTGTTATTTCAAACTAGCGGAGTCCTACAATGAGAAGTGTTTGCCGCACATTGTGTTAAGTTGCATAAAGGTTGCCTCCTCCCAGAGCTCCAGAACTTTAATGGATTCCTTGAGAAGGATTGATTTAGTCATCAGAAATGCACCCAAGCTCTACAGCATGAGAAAACTGGGACAAATACTGCCATCCCAGATGGCACCTTACCTCATACAAGCACTTCCCTCTGTGTTTACTAATGAGCAGCAAGGACTATGCAGCACTATCTATCTTAGCTTAGCAAAAGTGTACAGCCACCACAAATGGTATGGAAAAGCTATTGTTTACATGACAAAAGCACTGGACTCTGTCTCTGCTAAGCCAGAGGAAACTATCAACTGTTTGGTTTCACTTGCTTGGCTATACATTCTTTACAGGCAACATGATGTGGCTTTAGccattttaaatgctgttgtAGACTCTTCATGGAGCAATCCTCAACAATTAGGCAGTGCTTACAATATGCTTGCTATTGCcttgaaaagaacaaagaataCAAAAGAAGCTGCTGAGAGCTACTACAAAGCACTGCGTCTTTCAGAAGAGACTAATATGACCCATAACCAAGCTATAGCCCTGGCTAATTTTGGGGCactctgcctgcaggcagctgccagtaAGCTAGCAGAACATTATTATATCAGGGCAGTAAAGCTATTCTCCAGACTTCCAAGTATAGACTGTGGCCAAGACTTTACCCAAGTTCTCCTTCAGCTGGGATGTTACTATGTTCGTGGAactcaaagagaaaaaggaaggttttATTATGAATGGGCTTTTTTAGTTGCAATGGAGACAAGTCACCTGGAAA GTCAACTACAAGCAATTAAACTGCTGTGTCAGTTCTACAGTACAGTTGTTCCCAACGAGGCTCAGTGTGTCATCTACAATGAATACCAACTATCTTTAGCTAGAAAGATGTCCAACAAAATTCTGGAGGGACAAATTTTGGAAACCATTAGTCAGCTCTATTTGTCTTTAGGAACAGAAAG GGCTTACAGGTCAGCTCTGGAATATACCAAAAGAAGCCTTGGAATATTTATAGATCtccagaaaaaagagaaagaggcatATGCTTGGCTACGGGCAGGAAAGATATATTATATTCTGAGGCAGAATGAGCTTGTGGATCTTTACATTCAG gttgctcagaacgCTGCTCTTCACACAGGAGATCCAAATTTAGGAATGGAATTGTTTGAAGCTGCTGGAGACATATTTTTCAATGGTActtgggaaaaggagaaagcagtgaCTTTCTACAGG GACAGGGCTCTTCCACTTGCTGTTAAAACTGGCAACAAAAACGCTGAACTCAGATTATGCAATAAACTAGTGGAACTGCTGGTGAATCTGAAGGCTTATGAGGAAAGTCTGGAATATGCAAGAGCATCTCTTATGCTCAGTGTAACTTTAG GAAATCAGCTAAATGAACGAATAGCTTATCATCGGCTGGCTGCCATCCATCATCGTTTGGGTCACTGTGAACTAGCTGAACACTTTTATTTAAAGGCTTTGTCCCTCTGTTCCTCTCCTCTGGAGTTTGAGGAGGAAACACTGTACTACGTCAAGGTGTACTTGATCTTAGGAGACATTATATTCTATGACCTCAAG GATCCCTTTGATGCAGCAGGCTATTATCATTTGGCACTTGCTGCTGCCATGGacctgggaaataaaaaagctcAACTCAAGATTTACACAAGACTTGCAGTTATCTACCATAACTTCCTTGTGGATCGGGAactctctctcttcttctaTCAAAAGGCAAGAACCTTTGCAACAGAGCTGAATGTTAGGAGAATAAATCTAGCTCCTGATCAGCGCTACAAGAGCTCATAA